From the Schistocerca nitens isolate TAMUIC-IGC-003100 chromosome 10, iqSchNite1.1, whole genome shotgun sequence genome, the window agatatttaagcatatatgaTTTATATGTCTCCATTTCTCTATCATAGGTGCATGGTAAAAAGTACAAACTATTCTGTATAGCAGGAGGATTATGTGTGGAAGATGAGGTTCATACATCCATTTGACGAGCTCTATCTTCACCACATTGTGTCATTCGTTAATGCTATTATTTGAAAGTAAAAGTTAATCAATGGTAACCTATGCAATAACTATTACATTTTTATGAAGCAGTAACAATAAGAGCTacgttttttaaataatttagtatTGTGAGCGAAACACAGTTAGACACATTTGTTTTTATCCCTCACGAAATTTAATTTTATGCATTGTGGTTGGGGGTAGGGGGTGTAACAATGCCACTACTCTACACAATGTTGGGTGTTGTGATATTGGACTATGTCAGAAGTTGCCATCTAGCTATGCCCGCCACCTTGACGTAATGTTTCTAGAAAGTCATTCCAGACTGTGATAGTAGTTAGTTGATCCCCTGTGGGTATCGGTTCCTGCAGAGAAACATGCTGGATTAGCGGTTAAGGACAGTGTGATACAGATTTCAGGCGTAAAATATCattgttttcttaaataactttAGAAATCGGAACTGTGTGTTGCATAAATTGCGAATTCAGTACCTTCTGACGCTCTTAGTATTGTGACAGATCTCCATTTCGATATTCTGAGCAAATAGTTGTAGAAAGAGACTAACGATAAGAGGTCTCTATTCCTTCTGGGGCTTTTTGTACGAGCAAATAGGAAAGTTTTAAGGggagattttggtccaaaaaatcgatttttcaaaaaatcattttcttgatctacacagtttaatctatgttgtgcgcgaattttatcgtgatagcagttTCAGAAATGCCTTTATACTGTTAAACTGATTAAATCTGCACTGCAGGCCACTCCCACCTCTCCGGACAATTGGGAAATTGgtggcttcagcggaatttttgtcagtgttgaaattattttctttcgatatctttggctgacatctatatctttgcctgaaaacttgcttgtatgtggtttatttacgtttcgacaatactaacacatattagtagttGGAAAGTAGAATTTGCAAACCTTTATGTGGACGtctagatttatgcataatgggtggtggaaaaattgTGTTTAGCTGCTGGAAGTTTCATGGAAATCAGTTCACCTACAAAAAAGAATAAGTAGCTAGAAATAAAGAATATAAGCTCTCAGCTTATCCACTGACCAAGCACCAATGCACAATCtctgtccgaaagacgattggtgtaagttaaACAATGGAAACACTCATGAACACTCATAACCAGAACATGTTTTGAATGCATTTAAACCCACATTCAGGTCTGTTGCAAAACCttctttattgaggaagtgtcttcattgaaagacacaaaatgcaaatgaaagcctcaattatttaatttggattagatgctcaaaagggACAttgtgtggacttgaagtactcaaaataggtgtctattatGCAGTTATATGTCACAATAACGGAAGTAATGTCAGAATTGAAGTTCTGAAGAGTGTTGGTATATATCGTGATGTATTTACgagaaaagcattttacaccatcgagaaAGCTaatagatcagtgtcttacctgcaaatgcaggccaggcagattcgaagagaaaCCTGAAGGATGAGGGATATCAGTATGgaagattttaaaattgaggtaagcttattgcaTGTTTAAATATGAGAAGATAATCTTTGAACATTATTTTCTCTGTTTCAcaatttttacgttattagaagccttttctcaaagagTATATGCTCTAATGCTTTGAAATTTTCGTGAACTGTTCGCAACGTGCTGCTGTCTCCTCGGAACTAAAAAATTCGAGATCCTCCAAATACATTCGGATTTTTAGATGATTATATgtagaaaaagttaattttggatgtgcaagatTAAAAACTTTCTTACTGACACAATTTGTACCATAGATTCATAACTGCGGTTcaatggtcttataaccttctttgAACACTAGAATAAaaatttcagattaattgcatggttAGAATATAAGTTATGGCTTATTATAAgaaaacagtaaaaattaaaaattcaaattaatggcaaaatattaatcctgcttatttcaatatatttttctgttaaaacacTGCTCTTTTGCTTTATGCAACGAAAATTTTAGATTTCTACATTAATAATGTGggtgtaattattttttaaataaacattttccgTTACGTACCTActgaacagttttttttaatgatttgcATCTATTTGCTTGTGGCGTCAGTCTGACACAGAAAGGATATCATATTGTTGCAACTGACGTATGATTGGAAACATATCCCAACTGGAGGTTTATACAGATTCGACTGTAGCTCATACAAGTACAGAGGGTACTGTATGAGGGCAAAGGACTGCTCAGTGACACCGTGTTCCAGAAGCCCTAACAGTGGGACGAGTTCATGAGGCTGAGGAGGCCACGGCCGTGGATCTGGGTGCCGTGCTGGACGCCGGGGACGGCGCTGTGGTGACTCTGCTGGCCGGGGACAATACGCAGCTGGTGGCTCACAGGGCTGTCTTGGCCGCCAGGAGCGCCGTGTTTGCGGGCATGCTCCGCCGTCTCACCTTAGAGGCCAGCAGCAGCCAGCTCGCACTCTCCGACATAGAGGGCCCCGTGCTGCGCCAGGTGCTGGCACACCTCTACACCCTCCAGCCCCCACAGCTGCCCAGCATGGCGCCACAGCTGTTGGTCGCCGCTGACCAATACGGCTTGTCAGTACTGAAGGTGCAGTGCGAGCAACAGGTGGCCGCACAGCTGTCTGTCGAGACTGCATCAGCCACAGGTGTTCTCGCGATTAGGCACTCCGCTAACACGCTGAAGCAGGCTGCCGTCGCCTTCATAAAGGCCCACTTGCTCAGTGTGATGGCGACGCAGGGCTGGGATGAGGCTGTAGTCAACGACCCACAAACTGTTGTGGGGTTGGTTCACCTGATTGCAGAGACACCGACAGACGCCAGGTAAGCGTGAGACAAGCTGCTCATCTATGTTACACAGCTCTAAGTGTGCGTACTGACAAGCCTACAATGTCCACCACTAAGTGTAATTAAGATGTGCCTGCATCGTAAAATACACTACTattgatattgaaacgtccccttagaaaaattatacatgactgtgcttaaactgacacacaatatttttttagcgcaacgcaatctgactttcaaaaatccctacaaaagaatggccctgactaacattaacctatacctttcacaaatcacttacctcacaaaaatcttcgttactcgaactactgcaatacagcgagcgccactactgccagataaataaaagattcaaactactgaaggcactaactactgataggcatagttagcaaatgaaagattttgatagagaacaaacaatgtatttacctcaatagtgttcaaaagtcataatgtatatagcagatcatgatatccagtattacaaatttcaaaactccgccatctctctccccacatccaccactgctggcggctcacctccaactgcgcaacgctacgcgctgttaacagccatctgcccaacagtacaatggcagacaacaatgcaaactagccccagactgcacacagcacagctagtgattttcatacagagcgttaccattataaaaacctaaacagcctacttacaatgtccagTTTCTTGTATACGCTATGTGATGAAAGGTATCTATACACCTTGCTGAAaacgacaagttcgtggcgcccgctatcggtaatgcaggaactcaatatggtgttggcccatcctcagCCTTCAtaacagctgctggaaggtttctttgggcccatttttcacggagttcacggcgttccaaaacattccaaaggtgttctatagcattcaggtcaggactctgtgcaagccagtcgatTACAAAGACGCTATTCTCGTCCAACCAGTCTGACACAGCTCGTGTAttgtgagcaggtgctcgatcgtgttgaaagatgcaatcgccatccctgaattgctcttcaacagtggcaaaggTTCTTAAAACATGTATATGGGAGTGtggtgtgataatgccacgcaaaagaacaaggggtgcaagaaccctccacgaaaaacacgacgacaccataacaccaccgcctccgaattctactgttggcgcgacacacactggcagatgacgttcactgggcattcaccacagccacaccctg encodes:
- the LOC126210404 gene encoding speckle-type POZ protein-like isoform X2, which translates into the protein MFRRNASWFIRIFVAVVMCSGYSRPVSVTEALTVGRVHEAEEATAVDLGAVLDAGDGAVVTLLAGDNTQLVAHRAVLAARSAVFAGMLRRLTLEASSSQLALSDIEGPVLRQVLAHLYTLQPPQLPSMAPQLLVAADQYGLSVLKVQCEQQVAAQLSVETASATGVLAIRHSANTLKQAAVAFIKAHLLSVMATQGWDEAVVNDPQTVVGLVHLIAETPTDAR